A genomic window from Streptomyces brevispora includes:
- a CDS encoding GNAT family N-acetyltransferase, with protein sequence MIETERLTLRPLEISDVDAFVELHADPEVNRFVGAYSRQQALERLADIERQWAERGHGLCAVELRSSGEFIGRTGLQYWQQFDEVELGWTLRAECWGRGCATEAAQACLDRGFATLEADYFTALIRPGNMPSVKVAERLGFAPRRQDELNGNPVTVYTLDRPTGSR encoded by the coding sequence ATGATCGAGACGGAGCGACTCACCCTGCGGCCTCTTGAGATCTCGGACGTCGATGCCTTCGTCGAGCTCCACGCCGATCCGGAGGTCAATCGATTCGTCGGGGCCTACTCCCGTCAGCAGGCGCTGGAACGGCTCGCCGATATCGAGCGGCAGTGGGCCGAGCGGGGTCATGGCCTGTGCGCGGTGGAGCTCCGGTCGAGCGGCGAGTTCATCGGCCGAACCGGTCTGCAGTACTGGCAGCAGTTCGACGAGGTCGAGTTGGGATGGACCCTGCGGGCGGAGTGCTGGGGGCGCGGATGCGCGACGGAGGCGGCGCAGGCGTGCCTGGACCGGGGCTTCGCCACGCTCGAAGCCGATTACTTCACCGCCCTCATCCGGCCGGGCAACATGCCGTCGGTGAAGGTGGCCGAGCGCCTCGGCTTCGCGCCGCGTCGGCAGGACGAGCTGAACGGCAACCCGGTCACGGTCTACACGCTGGATCGCCCCACCGGCAGCCGGTGA
- a CDS encoding MFS transporter codes for MWRDADFRRLWVGQTASQFGAQAGQVVLPLVAVVSLDAGPGQLGALRAVEQAPILLLSLFAGAWVDRRRSRTVMVLADCGRALGMAAVPAAYLLGVLGLPALFVAALLVGVLSVFFDVAYQASLVRLVDRAQLAQGNSALEGSRSAAQIGGPALGGTLVSLLSAPLATLTGAFFFVVSSVSICRIRRSEPLPERSGGPARIWRQIHEGLQFVVSNSSLRAVGLASALYQFSFAALMTVYLLHLPRGLHLSGTAVGLALAATGPGAVVGSLLAARLPGRFGFGPVLVASAVVADGVMLCVPALHGSTAVTLPALMGVNFLFGTFSQLVNVTAMAVRQAVTPLRLQGRVVATINFVGMGLTPLGSLLGGFLAVRWGLRTSLLLTAVAMALSPLFMALSPLARLGKSLPDEHQPGARRTSST; via the coding sequence CTGTGGCGGGATGCCGACTTCCGCAGGCTGTGGGTGGGCCAGACCGCGTCGCAGTTCGGGGCGCAGGCCGGTCAGGTGGTCCTGCCGCTCGTCGCCGTGGTGTCTCTCGACGCGGGGCCCGGTCAACTCGGCGCCCTGCGCGCGGTGGAGCAGGCGCCGATCCTGCTGCTCTCGCTCTTCGCCGGCGCATGGGTGGACCGCAGGCGCTCCCGCACGGTGATGGTCCTGGCCGACTGCGGCCGGGCGCTGGGGATGGCAGCGGTCCCCGCCGCGTATCTGCTCGGCGTCCTCGGACTGCCCGCACTGTTCGTGGCCGCTCTGCTCGTCGGCGTACTGAGCGTGTTCTTCGACGTGGCGTACCAGGCCTCGCTCGTACGGCTCGTGGACCGGGCCCAGTTGGCGCAGGGCAACAGTGCGCTGGAGGGCAGCAGGTCAGCGGCGCAGATCGGCGGCCCCGCGCTCGGCGGCACGCTGGTATCACTGCTCTCGGCACCGCTCGCCACCCTCACCGGTGCGTTCTTCTTCGTGGTGTCGTCCGTCTCGATCTGCCGGATCCGCAGGAGCGAGCCGCTTCCGGAGCGTTCCGGAGGACCCGCTCGCATCTGGCGGCAGATCCACGAGGGTCTCCAATTCGTCGTCAGCAACAGCTCGTTGCGGGCCGTGGGGCTGGCCTCGGCGCTCTACCAGTTCTCCTTCGCCGCCCTGATGACCGTCTACCTGCTCCACCTGCCCCGCGGACTGCATCTGTCGGGCACGGCTGTCGGCCTGGCGCTCGCGGCGACGGGACCCGGAGCAGTCGTGGGGTCGCTGCTGGCGGCGAGGCTGCCGGGGAGATTCGGGTTCGGCCCGGTGCTGGTGGCATCGGCGGTAGTGGCCGACGGCGTGATGCTGTGCGTACCGGCACTGCACGGTTCCACCGCTGTCACACTTCCCGCGCTCATGGGGGTCAACTTCCTTTTCGGTACGTTCAGTCAGCTGGTCAACGTCACGGCGATGGCCGTACGGCAGGCCGTCACGCCCCTCCGGCTCCAGGGCCGGGTGGTGGCGACGATCAACTTCGTGGGCATGGGGCTGACACCGCTCGGCTCGTTGCTGGGCGGCTTCCTGGCCGTTCGGTGGGGGCTGCGCACGAGCCTGCTCCTCACCGCAGTCGCCATGGCGCTGTCCCCGCTGTTCATGGCCCTGTCCCCGCTGGCCCGCCTCGGGAAGTCGCTCCCGGACGAGCATCAGCCGGGAGCGAGGCGAACCAGCAGCACCTGA